The nucleotide window ACgtaatgtaagttatttggagacttcggaaagttgatttcaacagacagacatgaaTATATCGACTTCGCCATCTATAACGATCAAAAATAAAGAGTGAACCAGAAGAAACTTATAAATACCATTCCAGCAAaacttggtccaacaaattattatttttttaatcatgtTAGCTTATCATAAACGAAACTGATGAGTCAATATGATGTGTATGTTTTATTGGCGGATAAACCTTTGTTTCCTCATGAAGTTTGTGTTCGGAGTTTAATGTAACCGTTCCTTAATGCTGTGCtttaacagattttaatatttctctacTCGGTAACACTCAACTATCGACGAATCGTTTTATAGGTAGCTAACTGGGTCTCTTTATTCAGTGCTGAGAATGTAAAAGGATACCAAAAGTTACCCTCACAATTTTCGGTTGGTTCACTATAGGTATCTACGTCCAGGTCGAAGATTGATGATGACGCGAAGAAATATATTTGAGATATACTTACCACCAAGCTCATAAACTCTATGTTGTGCCACAAGGAGGAGtacttaaaaaaacttattttaatgttattcagGAAAGAACTCTCGGAAACAGTGGAACTATTACAACTCTTTTGCTTTAGAGTTCACACCTTGTAATGCAGTAGGGATTTTAAAAAGGTATTCTCTAAGCAGGAGCTGCGATAAAAAGTCGTCTTAAAGCACTCTTGTTTTTACTCTACAGGGATTTGGCTCTAAACTCTATGAACGATTGCCGGCCACTCAGGTAATTCATTATCAATATTTTCGTATTATTGGTCTTTGTAGAATCGAAGGCCTTCGACAGTAAAATGTCCAAGAAATTTGTACAATCTCTGCTCACTGACAGATTAAAATTCGTTGCCATTCTAGTTCATTTCTAGACATATAGTTCTATGGTCGATTGCATCGTGAACTAGAACTTGGCTAGAGAAAGCATGTCGTTGTCCTAAGTCACTGCATAATTAACAAGCCTaatgtttatacattttaaacgttttaaataataaaaaatttacacattaggtttttttttatcgaattcttatattttgcaaaattttccaACATAAACATggatagaaataaataaaacgtacAACACTTTTAAAGCTTAATTTACTTGGGTCCCAACATGTCCTGGGGTCTGACCCACTGGTTGAATTGCTCCTCAGTAAGGTAACCCAATTTAATGGCTTCATCCTTCAAGGTGGTACCATTCTTGTGGGCAGTCTTGGCGATTTTAGCGGCCTTATCGTAGCCGATATGAGGATTTAAGGCAGTTACCAACATAAGGGATTCATTCATGATTTTGTTAATACGTTCGGTATTGGGTTGGATGCCTTGTACGCAATTGGCAGTGAAGGTGCGGCTGCCATCAGCTAAAGAAGAACAAAGCGAAATTATTTCCATACAAAGATATTCCTATATTTATAAGGGATTTTTTTACTTACACAACAAACGAATGGAACGCAAAACATTTGAAACTACCAAAGGTTTGAAAACATTCAATTCGAAATGACCATTCGAGCCACCAATAGTAACAGCAACTTGATTACCCATAACTTGGGCAGCAACCATGGTCATGGACTCACATTGTGTTGGATTTACCTTGCCAGGCATAATAGAGCTACCAGGCTCGTTTTCAGGCAACATAAGTTCACCCAAACCACATCTGGGACCAGAGCCCAAGAAACGGATATCGTTAGCAATCTTCATTAAGCTAACGGCAATTGTATTCAAAACACCATGTACCTCAACCATGGCATCACGACCAGCCAAGGCTTCGAACTTATTGGGGGCGGTTACAAATGGCAAGCCAGTGAGTTGAGCGATTTTAGCAGCACATTTTTCGGCAAAACCAATGCGAGTGTTGAGACCAGTACCAACGGCAGTACCACCCAAAGCCAATTCATAAACACGTGGCAAGCAGGCATCAATGCGATCCAAAGCATATGTCATTTGCTGAGTATAACCGCTGAATTCCTGACCCAAAGTCAAAGGTACAGCATCCATGGTGTGTGTACGACCAATCTTAATGATACTCTGGAATTCGTCCGATTTGGCTTTCAAGGCATCGCGCAAAATTTTAATGGCAGGCTTGAGATTATTATTCAATTCCAAAGCAACCGAAATGTGAATGGCAGTGGGAAAGGTATCGTTGGAACTTTGAGATTTGTTAACATGATCGTTGGGATGAACGGGTTCTTTGGAGCCCAACTTGCCACCGAGCATTTCAATGGCACGATTGCTGATAACCTAAAAGAGAAATGTtgttaaagtaaaattaatttacttCTCTAAAATGaaggatataaataaaaatacatcgGATACAGGTGtattaatacgccttggttaGATTAGTGTGCAAACGTGCTAAGTCACTTTTCACAAATTTCATAGGAGacacaaaaaacgttctaaaatcctttgttttacatatttttgaaatctgttaatGCAGTCTTATTACTTGTTTGgtttgatttataatgacaaataatcagttTGGAAAAAATGCGTTGGCGACTTATAAGTTCATTTTGGGACtttgcatattttgtatttttaagtggACCTTACTAGgtatattttcttataatacTTTTCTATTGTCAATGAAGTTGTTCCCAAAGggcaatgttttaaagcaaaatttccatacaaaatttgattttaaaaattgtttatgaataaggcctatGAATTTGACTGATACAATAATATTGGAATTTTGCACACCACAAAATGaacttagcacttttgcataCCACAGTATAACAACGAGAAAAAACCGAAATAATTCTAAACTTTGTTTAAGCAAACAggtgtatttttaattattctaacgttttgtaataaaattt belongs to Calliphora vicina chromosome 4, idCalVici1.1, whole genome shotgun sequence and includes:
- the LOC135956672 gene encoding fumarate hydratase, mitochondrial-like, giving the protein MFQIFQRSSLRGVQQLSKTRWINTSAMACADYRVETDTFGELKVPADKYYGAQTMRSQINFPIGGSTERMPKPVVQAMGILKKAAAEVNKEFGLDSKISEAISKAADDVISGKLYDDHFPLVIWQTGSGTQSNMNVNEVISNRAIEMLGGKLGSKEPVHPNDHVNKSQSSNDTFPTAIHISVALELNNNLKPAIKILRDALKAKSDEFQSIIKIGRTHTMDAVPLTLGQEFSGYTQQMTYALDRIDACLPRVYELALGGTAVGTGLNTRIGFAEKCAAKIAQLTGLPFVTAPNKFEALAGRDAMVEVHGVLNTIAVSLMKIANDIRFLGSGPRCGLGELMLPENEPGSSIMPGKVNPTQCESMTMVAAQVMGNQVAVTIGGSNGHFELNVFKPLVVSNVLRSIRLLSDGSRTFTANCVQGIQPNTERINKIMNESLMLVTALNPHIGYDKAAKIAKTAHKNGTTLKDEAIKLGYLTEEQFNQWVRPQDMLGPK